A single genomic interval of Oncorhynchus mykiss isolate Arlee chromosome 13, USDA_OmykA_1.1, whole genome shotgun sequence harbors:
- the LOC110485883 gene encoding transcription factor Sp2 isoform X1, protein MSVGGIFQGLAREGSRRASVVMSDQQDSMATTVAVSPSEYLQPSATSSQDSQPSPLALLAATCSKIGPPAAQAPVSAPPAQPQPRRLLPIKPAPIAPAPPKNLGFLSAKGNVIQLPAGLGSNSPGTPIVLTIQQSPGRSNQTSNIQYQVMPQLGGTQTIQMMQQGGQIQLIPGTNQAIITTPMTVPQPQPATAPITPQKTVAIKPSPRGRKPNAANVVRLPSGLTLPLNVATGEEPAAAPPPPTKGRRGRKKLVAAAPPPQTTSPPPEQMETILLEAGENIIQAGNQLLIVQNTGSGQQQLVQLVQQKQEQQVVQIPQQALKVVQAASATLPQVPQRQPAPSLQPEPTQLLIKTASGEWQTVQLQETTVSTPSSMVTTTLSSVGATKRTLAGGRKERTLPKIAPAGGMIALNAAQLSSGGQAVQTININGVQVQGVPVTITNAGGQQHLTVQTVQGGALQLGGVTSQGHQVQMEQTLALELQGQPGEKKRRMACTCPNCKDAEKRPGEVGKRKHICHIPGCEKTFRKTSLLRAHVRLHTGERPFVCNWVFCGKRFTRSDELQRHARTHTGDKRFECNQCQKRFMRSDHLTKHYKTHINTKNL, encoded by the exons GACTCCCAGCCTTCCCCACTGGCCCTCCTGGCCGCCACCTGCAGTAAGATCGGCCCCCCTGCCGCTCAGGCCCCTGTCAGCGCCCCTCCTGCCCAACCCCAACCTCGCCGTCTCCTCCCCATCAAGCCCGCCCCCATCGCCCCCGCCCCTCCCAAAAACCTGGGCTTCCTGTCCGCTAAAGGAAATGTGATCCAGCTGCCAGCGGGCCTGGGCTCCAACAGCCCCGGCACCCCCATCGTCCTCACCATCCAGCAGAGCCCAGGCCGCTCGAATCAAACATCCAACATCCAGTACCAGGTGATGCCGCAGCTGGGAGGCACACAGACCATCCAGATGATGCAGCAGGGCGGACAGATCCAGCTCATCCCGGGTACCAACCAGGCCATCATCACCACGCCCATGACGGTCCCCCAGCCGCAGCCCGCTACCGCGCCCATCACCCCGCAGAAGACGGTGGCCATCAAGCCGTCCCCCAGGGGGCGGAAACCCAATGCAGCCAACGTGGTGCGGCTGCCCAGCGGGCTCACGCTGCCCCTCAACGTAGCCACCGGAGAGGAGCCAGCAGCAGCTCCTCCCCCTCCAACGAAGGGCAGACGAGGAAGGAAGAAGCTGGTGGCAGCAGCCCCTCCACCACAGACCACCTCTCCGCCCCCCGAGCAGATGGAGACGATATTGTTAGAAGCCGGGGAGAATATTATTCAG GCGGGGAACCAGCTCCTGATCGTGCAGAACACCGGGTCGGGCCAGCAGCAGCTGGTGCAGTTGGTGCAGCAGAAACAGGAGCAGCAGGTGGTCCAGATCCCCCAGCAGGCTCTGAAGGTGGTGCAGGCCGCCTCCGCCACCCTGCCTCAGGTCCCCCAGAGACAGCCTGCACCCAGCCTGCAACCAGAGCCCACTCAG CTGCTGATCAAAACAGCATCAGGCGAATGGCAGACTGTGCAGCTCCAGGAAACCACAGTTTCCACGCCCTCCAGCATGGTCACCACCACCCTGTCGTCCGTGGGGGCCACCAAGAGAACACTGGCGGGGGGCAGGAAGGAGAGGACCCTACCAAAAATAGCTCCGGCGGGGGGGATGATAGCGTTGAACGCGGCCCAGCTCTCCTCGGGGGGCCAGGCCGTGCAGACTATAAACATTAACGGGGTCCAGGTGCAAGGAGTGCCCGTCACCATCACCAAtgcaggag GGCAGCAGCACCTGACAGTGCAGACGGTGCAGGGCGGGGCCCTCCAGCTGGGCGGCGTGACCTCCCAGGGCCACCAGGTGCAGATGGAGCAGACTCTGGCTCTGGAGCTGCAGGGCCAGCCTGGGGAGAAGAAACGCCGCATGGCCTGCACCTGCCCCAACTGTAAGGACGCAGAGAAGAG GCCCGGCGAGGTAGGGAAGAGGAAGCACATCTGTCACATCCCAGGCTGCGAGAAGACGTTCCGGAAAACGTCCCTCCTCCGGGCCCACGTGCGCCTGCACACTGGCGAGCGGCCCTTCGTCTGCAACTGGGTCTTCTGCGGCAAACGCTTCACGCGCAGCGACGAGCTGCAGCGGCACGCCaggacacacacag GAGACAAGCGCTTCGAGTGCAACCAGTGTCAGAAACGGTTCATGAGGAGCGACCATCTCACGAAGCATTacaaaacacacataaacaccaaGAACTTGTGA
- the LOC110485883 gene encoding transcription factor Sp2 isoform X2, whose product MATTVAVSPSEYLQPSATSSQDSQPSPLALLAATCSKIGPPAAQAPVSAPPAQPQPRRLLPIKPAPIAPAPPKNLGFLSAKGNVIQLPAGLGSNSPGTPIVLTIQQSPGRSNQTSNIQYQVMPQLGGTQTIQMMQQGGQIQLIPGTNQAIITTPMTVPQPQPATAPITPQKTVAIKPSPRGRKPNAANVVRLPSGLTLPLNVATGEEPAAAPPPPTKGRRGRKKLVAAAPPPQTTSPPPEQMETILLEAGENIIQAGNQLLIVQNTGSGQQQLVQLVQQKQEQQVVQIPQQALKVVQAASATLPQVPQRQPAPSLQPEPTQLLIKTASGEWQTVQLQETTVSTPSSMVTTTLSSVGATKRTLAGGRKERTLPKIAPAGGMIALNAAQLSSGGQAVQTININGVQVQGVPVTITNAGGQQHLTVQTVQGGALQLGGVTSQGHQVQMEQTLALELQGQPGEKKRRMACTCPNCKDAEKRPGEVGKRKHICHIPGCEKTFRKTSLLRAHVRLHTGERPFVCNWVFCGKRFTRSDELQRHARTHTGDKRFECNQCQKRFMRSDHLTKHYKTHINTKNL is encoded by the exons GACTCCCAGCCTTCCCCACTGGCCCTCCTGGCCGCCACCTGCAGTAAGATCGGCCCCCCTGCCGCTCAGGCCCCTGTCAGCGCCCCTCCTGCCCAACCCCAACCTCGCCGTCTCCTCCCCATCAAGCCCGCCCCCATCGCCCCCGCCCCTCCCAAAAACCTGGGCTTCCTGTCCGCTAAAGGAAATGTGATCCAGCTGCCAGCGGGCCTGGGCTCCAACAGCCCCGGCACCCCCATCGTCCTCACCATCCAGCAGAGCCCAGGCCGCTCGAATCAAACATCCAACATCCAGTACCAGGTGATGCCGCAGCTGGGAGGCACACAGACCATCCAGATGATGCAGCAGGGCGGACAGATCCAGCTCATCCCGGGTACCAACCAGGCCATCATCACCACGCCCATGACGGTCCCCCAGCCGCAGCCCGCTACCGCGCCCATCACCCCGCAGAAGACGGTGGCCATCAAGCCGTCCCCCAGGGGGCGGAAACCCAATGCAGCCAACGTGGTGCGGCTGCCCAGCGGGCTCACGCTGCCCCTCAACGTAGCCACCGGAGAGGAGCCAGCAGCAGCTCCTCCCCCTCCAACGAAGGGCAGACGAGGAAGGAAGAAGCTGGTGGCAGCAGCCCCTCCACCACAGACCACCTCTCCGCCCCCCGAGCAGATGGAGACGATATTGTTAGAAGCCGGGGAGAATATTATTCAG GCGGGGAACCAGCTCCTGATCGTGCAGAACACCGGGTCGGGCCAGCAGCAGCTGGTGCAGTTGGTGCAGCAGAAACAGGAGCAGCAGGTGGTCCAGATCCCCCAGCAGGCTCTGAAGGTGGTGCAGGCCGCCTCCGCCACCCTGCCTCAGGTCCCCCAGAGACAGCCTGCACCCAGCCTGCAACCAGAGCCCACTCAG CTGCTGATCAAAACAGCATCAGGCGAATGGCAGACTGTGCAGCTCCAGGAAACCACAGTTTCCACGCCCTCCAGCATGGTCACCACCACCCTGTCGTCCGTGGGGGCCACCAAGAGAACACTGGCGGGGGGCAGGAAGGAGAGGACCCTACCAAAAATAGCTCCGGCGGGGGGGATGATAGCGTTGAACGCGGCCCAGCTCTCCTCGGGGGGCCAGGCCGTGCAGACTATAAACATTAACGGGGTCCAGGTGCAAGGAGTGCCCGTCACCATCACCAAtgcaggag GGCAGCAGCACCTGACAGTGCAGACGGTGCAGGGCGGGGCCCTCCAGCTGGGCGGCGTGACCTCCCAGGGCCACCAGGTGCAGATGGAGCAGACTCTGGCTCTGGAGCTGCAGGGCCAGCCTGGGGAGAAGAAACGCCGCATGGCCTGCACCTGCCCCAACTGTAAGGACGCAGAGAAGAG GCCCGGCGAGGTAGGGAAGAGGAAGCACATCTGTCACATCCCAGGCTGCGAGAAGACGTTCCGGAAAACGTCCCTCCTCCGGGCCCACGTGCGCCTGCACACTGGCGAGCGGCCCTTCGTCTGCAACTGGGTCTTCTGCGGCAAACGCTTCACGCGCAGCGACGAGCTGCAGCGGCACGCCaggacacacacag GAGACAAGCGCTTCGAGTGCAACCAGTGTCAGAAACGGTTCATGAGGAGCGACCATCTCACGAAGCATTacaaaacacacataaacaccaaGAACTTGTGA